The following coding sequences are from one uncultured Desulfobacter sp. window:
- a CDS encoding LysR family transcriptional regulator, translating to MHNKVSWDDYRYFFLKVARLGTLTGASQSLKVNHSTVLPRVNALEKKLEARLFERFKSGYVLTESGRDPSLVSVMKSPRRFYHDTWMLPHPDLKNTQRIKAFMGFMYDQVKGVKGIAGRSV from the coding sequence ATGCACAACAAGGTCAGTTGGGATGATTACCGTTATTTTTTTTTGAAAGTTGCACGCCTGGGAACCTTGACCGGGGCAAGCCAATCTTTAAAAGTGAATCATTCAACCGTGCTGCCTAGGGTGAACGCCCTTGAAAAAAAGCTGGAAGCCCGGCTCTTTGAACGATTCAAGTCCGGCTATGTTTTGACGGAAAGCGGCCGGGACCCGTCCCTGGTCAGTGTGATGAAGAGCCCCCGCCGATTTTATCACGATACGTGGATGCTCCCCCATCCGGATTTGAAGAATACCCAGAGAATCAAAGCATTCATGGGGTTTATGTACGATCAAGTCAAAGGGGTTAAAGGAATAGCAGGAAGGTCGGTATGA
- a CDS encoding MFS transporter, translating into MQQKNFFYGWTIVGVAFLIGLTQAGVFQNVLSIFLKPMADEFGWNRSIITGSIAVGSLSGGILSPLVGPYLDRNGPRKAAFWGITILSAGLIALSQLSSAWQLYLFFGTGRMIASGLLALVVTVSVSNWFIEKRGRAMGISQLGSRIGIAFLPLLVQHIIISHGWRTAWAVLGIIVFAFSALPSLIFLKRRPEDVGLLPDGREPEEELKTDASNPDDLSKAPRYNLENEPVWTRQTAFRTVSFWQLIFVMCVIYLVGAGSNFHLFPFMTDQGVPATTAVLVITVLSVCAALGGVLFGFLAEKISVKILMAGVLITIGFLFFSVFWAVRKPVYMFVFAVVYGIIRGGVLPLIFLLWTEFYGRRSSGTVLGIAGPFRMAANAAGPVSAAIFFDLFHSYWIPFSAFTILLVMAGLLCLIAKPPVSPE; encoded by the coding sequence ATGCAGCAAAAAAATTTTTTTTACGGCTGGACGATTGTTGGCGTAGCTTTTTTGATCGGTCTTACCCAGGCCGGTGTCTTCCAGAATGTACTGTCGATCTTCCTTAAACCCATGGCTGACGAGTTCGGCTGGAATCGTTCCATCATCACCGGTTCCATTGCTGTGGGCTCCCTGTCCGGCGGCATTCTCTCCCCCCTGGTGGGTCCTTACCTGGATCGCAATGGCCCGCGAAAAGCGGCTTTCTGGGGAATTACCATTTTAAGCGCAGGCCTTATCGCTTTGTCACAGCTCTCTTCGGCCTGGCAGCTCTACCTGTTTTTCGGCACCGGCCGTATGATTGCCTCGGGTCTGCTGGCCCTGGTGGTCACGGTGAGTGTATCCAACTGGTTTATTGAAAAACGGGGACGGGCCATGGGGATCTCCCAGCTGGGCAGTCGCATCGGCATCGCATTTCTGCCTTTGCTGGTCCAGCATATCATTATTTCCCATGGGTGGCGTACGGCCTGGGCGGTTTTAGGCATTATTGTATTTGCGTTTTCGGCCCTGCCCAGTCTGATTTTTCTAAAACGACGACCCGAAGACGTTGGCTTGCTGCCGGACGGCAGAGAGCCGGAAGAAGAGTTAAAGACAGACGCGTCCAACCCGGATGATTTAAGTAAAGCGCCCCGCTATAATCTGGAAAATGAACCGGTTTGGACCCGGCAAACCGCATTTCGCACCGTTTCATTCTGGCAGCTCATATTTGTGATGTGTGTGATTTATCTGGTCGGCGCCGGGTCTAATTTCCACCTGTTTCCATTTATGACGGACCAGGGGGTGCCGGCAACCACGGCCGTGCTGGTCATCACCGTTTTATCGGTTTGCGCGGCATTGGGCGGGGTGTTGTTCGGTTTTCTGGCAGAAAAAATATCCGTTAAAATACTTATGGCCGGGGTGTTGATCACCATCGGCTTCCTCTTCTTCTCGGTTTTCTGGGCAGTCAGAAAACCTGTGTATATGTTCGTCTTTGCCGTTGTCTACGGCATCATCCGGGGTGGGGTTCTGCCGCTGATATTCCTGCTGTGGACCGAATTTTACGGCAGAAGATCTTCGGGCACCGTGCTGGGGATTGCCGGGCCTTTCCGGATGGCTGCAAACGCCGCCGGACCCGTCTCAGCGGCGATTTTCTTTGACCTCTTCCATAGCTACTGGATTCCCTTTTCCGCCTTCACCATTCTCCTGGTCATGGCCGGCCTGTTGTGCCTGATCGCAAAACCGCCTGTCAGCCCGGAATAG
- a CDS encoding phosphopantetheine-binding protein: MLEQELLTTIVDLCNIQEDVPEDVPLDAPLVGPDSLFGLDSLDAVEIVVMVQDVYGVRIDTQDQAREILATVKSLADYIREKGGAA, encoded by the coding sequence ATGCTGGAACAAGAGCTGTTAACAACCATTGTCGACCTATGTAATATCCAGGAAGATGTCCCCGAAGATGTTCCTTTGGATGCCCCCCTGGTGGGACCGGACTCCCTGTTTGGCCTGGATTCCCTGGACGCCGTTGAAATTGTCGTCATGGTCCAGGATGTCTATGGTGTGCGCATCGACACCCAGGACCAGGCGCGGGAAATTTTAGCCACCGTAAAATCCCTGGCCGATTATATCCGGGAAAAGGGCGGCGCCGCCTGA
- a CDS encoding ABC transporter permease yields the protein MGLLAATLKKELLLLIRDRVGLVLLFVMPAVLVTIVCLVQEKVLNPTTHVLILDNDKNEIGKIIFKGLKGSDNIVAVKGEDAGCDTEAQAKALVNQGQYQFSIIIPRGSTDFAFNQARLFALGKTGSAGSNGKQITVYFDPSVQGGFRAAVLSAVSKVVLCLEYEIKLRQAVFPTNGPPDTFPSAPWFDIKEAWATEFGFVKMPTSVQQNVPAWALFGIFFICVPLAGSMIQERDNKTVDRLKTMPVPGFIFIFGKIAAYICVCLIQFFFVFLIGKFMFPMVGLPVFVVDGPWIAVLIIIAASAVAAANYGIMLGQLAGSYEQALVIGPTTIVIAAALGGIIVPVYLMPAPMQFISNFSPWPGPWTHSTISCCGENRSTPCCPKQGFWSCLALLPRGLPISLLNTKNKVKIYAGTRAVNNHCRPM from the coding sequence ATGGGACTTTTGGCCGCCACATTAAAAAAAGAGCTGCTGCTGCTGATCCGGGACCGGGTGGGGCTGGTGCTGCTGTTTGTCATGCCTGCCGTGCTGGTGACCATTGTCTGTCTTGTGCAGGAAAAAGTACTGAACCCCACCACGCATGTTCTGATTCTTGATAATGATAAAAATGAGATCGGAAAAATTATTTTCAAGGGGTTAAAGGGTTCGGACAATATTGTTGCCGTAAAGGGGGAAGATGCCGGCTGTGACACCGAGGCTCAGGCAAAGGCCCTGGTGAACCAGGGGCAGTACCAGTTCAGTATTATCATCCCCCGGGGCAGTACGGACTTTGCCTTTAACCAGGCCCGGCTGTTTGCCCTTGGAAAGACCGGGTCCGCCGGATCCAACGGCAAGCAGATTACCGTATATTTTGATCCGTCGGTCCAGGGGGGATTTCGGGCGGCGGTGCTCAGTGCCGTGTCAAAGGTGGTATTATGCCTGGAGTACGAGATAAAGCTTCGGCAAGCCGTTTTTCCCACGAACGGGCCGCCGGACACGTTCCCTTCGGCCCCGTGGTTTGACATTAAAGAGGCCTGGGCCACGGAATTCGGTTTCGTTAAAATGCCGACATCGGTTCAGCAGAATGTGCCGGCCTGGGCCTTGTTCGGGATCTTTTTTATCTGTGTACCCCTGGCCGGAAGCATGATCCAGGAGCGTGATAACAAAACTGTGGACCGGTTAAAAACCATGCCTGTTCCTGGATTTATATTCATTTTTGGCAAAATTGCCGCCTACATCTGCGTCTGCCTGATTCAGTTTTTCTTCGTGTTTCTGATCGGTAAATTTATGTTCCCGATGGTGGGCCTGCCCGTCTTTGTGGTGGATGGCCCATGGATCGCCGTGCTCATTATCATTGCCGCATCTGCGGTGGCCGCGGCAAATTACGGCATCATGCTCGGCCAGCTTGCGGGTTCCTATGAACAGGCCCTTGTGATCGGTCCCACGACCATTGTGATTGCGGCCGCCCTTGGCGGTATCATTGTGCCGGTGTACCTGATGCCGGCCCCCATGCAGTTTATCAGTAACTTCTCCCCATGGCCTGGGCCCTGGACGCATTCTACGATATCCTGTTGCGGGGAAAACAGATCAACGCCGTGCTGCCCGAAGCAGGGTTTCTGGTCTTGTTTGGCCTTGCTGCCTCGGGGATTGCCCATCTCTCTTTTAAATACAAAAAATAAGGTAAAAATATATGCTGGAACAAGAGCTGTTAACAACCATTGTCGACCTATGTAA
- a CDS encoding ABC transporter ATP-binding protein translates to MPADFPQSVLEVHGLEKRYPGSSKDVLKNLNLRVEQGRIFGLLGPNGAGKTTTISILSTLIKPTRGRVRICGVDALKHPSKVRPLISLIPQEIALFPKLTGRENMAYFGRLFGLKKTELALKIPETLALFDLDEFAGQLIAKCSGGIQRRFNIACGILHDPALIFLDEPTVGMDVHSRNALLDRIQQLSLRGSTLIYTTHYMEEAEKICSQVLIMDKGACIAQGATRDLIGGTGKYRNLNELFLKTTGKDV, encoded by the coding sequence TTGCCGGCTGATTTTCCCCAATCCGTTCTTGAGGTCCACGGCCTTGAAAAACGTTATCCAGGCAGTTCAAAAGATGTTTTGAAGAATCTGAACTTAAGGGTCGAACAAGGCCGGATTTTCGGACTATTGGGACCCAACGGTGCCGGGAAAACCACAACCATTTCAATTTTGTCCACCCTGATCAAGCCCACCCGGGGCCGTGTACGGATTTGCGGTGTGGATGCCTTGAAACATCCGTCTAAAGTCCGGCCCCTGATCAGTTTGATTCCCCAGGAGATCGCGTTGTTTCCAAAACTCACAGGCCGGGAAAATATGGCATATTTCGGTCGGTTGTTTGGACTTAAAAAAACGGAACTGGCGTTAAAAATTCCTGAAACCCTGGCGCTGTTTGATCTGGATGAGTTTGCCGGTCAACTCATCGCCAAATGTTCCGGCGGCATCCAGCGCAGGTTCAATATCGCCTGCGGCATCCTGCATGATCCGGCCCTGATTTTTCTGGATGAACCCACCGTGGGCATGGATGTTCACTCCCGCAACGCATTGCTCGACCGGATTCAGCAGTTGAGTCTTAGGGGCAGCACCCTGATCTACACCACCCATTACATGGAAGAGGCCGAAAAAATCTGTTCACAGGTTTTGATCATGGATAAGGGCGCCTGTATTGCCCAGGGGGCCACCCGTGATCTGATCGGAGGCACCGGCAAGTACCGCAATCTCAATGAACTGTTTTTAAAGACCACGGGGAAAGATGTGTAA
- a CDS encoding BtrH N-terminal domain-containing protein: MRIDFTHAQSAHCECGVTANLINHAVNDGEPKLSEALAFGIGQGIFFGYLPFIKVNELPLTTFRCPVGRIFKSVTRALGIRVKWQKFSSVPKAMAALDRELEKGHPVGCRTGGYWLPYFPPALRFHFNMHNIVVIGKEGDNYIISDPVFPDVVECPAKDLALARFAKGALAPKGSMYRITGVPDKIDLKPALLTGLKGAAKSMVKTPVPFLGTRGIRFLGKCVERWPQKFGDEKTVLLLGQLIRMQEEIGTGGGGFRFMYSAFLQQAAGILDDPRLTTMAEQMTASGDQWRRFAVKAARHCKGRASQDDSVSAMREVLNTCADIETRTFKDILSIAG; encoded by the coding sequence ATGAGAATCGATTTTACACATGCCCAGTCTGCCCATTGTGAATGCGGGGTGACTGCAAACCTGATCAACCATGCCGTAAACGATGGTGAACCAAAACTTTCAGAAGCCCTGGCATTCGGCATCGGGCAGGGCATTTTTTTTGGATACCTGCCGTTTATCAAGGTCAATGAACTGCCGTTGACAACCTTTCGGTGTCCGGTGGGCAGGATATTTAAGAGCGTGACCCGGGCTTTGGGCATCCGGGTCAAATGGCAGAAATTTTCCAGCGTCCCCAAAGCCATGGCTGCCCTGGACCGGGAGCTTGAAAAGGGCCATCCCGTGGGGTGCCGCACCGGCGGGTACTGGCTGCCGTATTTCCCTCCGGCCCTGAGGTTTCATTTTAATATGCACAACATCGTGGTGATCGGCAAAGAGGGGGATAACTATATCATCAGTGATCCGGTCTTTCCCGATGTGGTGGAATGCCCGGCCAAGGATCTGGCCCTGGCGCGATTTGCCAAAGGCGCCCTGGCACCCAAGGGCAGCATGTACCGGATCACCGGGGTCCCCGATAAAATTGATTTAAAGCCTGCCCTGCTGACCGGGCTCAAGGGGGCGGCAAAAAGCATGGTGAAGACGCCGGTGCCGTTTCTGGGCACCCGGGGAATTCGTTTTTTAGGCAAGTGCGTTGAGCGCTGGCCCCAGAAGTTCGGCGATGAAAAGACCGTGCTCCTTTTGGGCCAGCTCATTCGGATGCAAGAGGAGATCGGCACCGGCGGCGGGGGATTCCGCTTCATGTATTCGGCGTTTCTTCAGCAGGCCGCAGGGATTCTGGATGATCCGCGGCTGACCACCATGGCTGAACAGATGACCGCTTCCGGGGACCAGTGGCGCAGATTTGCCGTCAAAGCGGCCAGGCATTGTAAAGGCAGGGCTTCCCAGGACGACTCTGTTTCTGCCATGCGTGAGGTACTCAACACCTGCGCGGATATTGAAACCCGCACCTTTAAGGATATTTTATCCATTGCCGGCTGA
- a CDS encoding beta-ketoacyl-[acyl-carrier-protein] synthase family protein: MASGAYIAAMGIISALGTGAENTCQALKQGKSGLVSVDFFQLNRADFPKVGMVPGIIRDTLPRTHELARIAAGQIMDQCGLVPDAVVLGATTGGMLTCESLLKAKETDPNLFRYHGLGTVAEDIADLVGCTGPAITVSTACSSGNAALTIALEMIRSGQARTVLAGGADALCRMTCFGFQSLQVVDPAGARPFDEKRAGMSVAEGAGMLLLVAQRPDHPIAELSGGGLSCDAYHASAPHPEGNGAYKAMSKAMDDAGVSPDQIDYISLHGTGTEANDKAEAMAVNRLFNANKPAASSVKGATGHPMAAAGAIEAVISAIAVSKGIIPGNTGFSSPDPELDFIPAANPIHHPVRRVLSNTFGFGGNNAAIVISESDAQSPLTCAGDVKGCKKNRMGPMSILGYACLTGAGTTAETLNAFNKGESLAGMIADKTLTDLLSLKKVRRMKRFSRLMLALAVLARHDTPSGITPAAIIGGTGWGSLSETWDFLARLFKGNEKSSSPIDFVGSVHNAALGHVAMELGAKGANITTTGGDSSFEQALWTAAILGRKDNTPMMVMGGDEHHPDLSSRFDRSVVSEERATDGGGALVLAPGTIPGKPTLTPRRFIKKDDGLEFTDALADLIGDSPDFNDRYGAVMAGIPRACTDQGKSLTTVLSQAFSPSIPILDYRRQTGQFATAPAVATVLAVHAVENNRLPDPDTPGQHIDLQGRGILVLGLGRNFTAVEVMPAGMF; this comes from the coding sequence ATGGCATCCGGTGCCTATATTGCTGCAATGGGAATTATATCTGCTTTAGGGACAGGTGCGGAAAACACCTGTCAGGCACTTAAACAAGGAAAATCCGGGCTTGTTTCCGTGGATTTTTTTCAACTCAACCGGGCGGATTTTCCCAAGGTAGGCATGGTTCCGGGGATCATTAGAGATACGCTTCCCCGAACCCACGAACTTGCTCGGATTGCTGCCGGTCAGATCATGGATCAATGCGGCCTGGTCCCGGATGCGGTTGTTTTAGGGGCCACCACCGGAGGGATGCTGACCTGCGAATCCCTGCTCAAAGCCAAAGAGACCGACCCAAATCTTTTTCGGTACCACGGCCTGGGCACGGTTGCAGAGGACATTGCCGACCTGGTGGGTTGCACCGGTCCCGCCATCACCGTATCCACAGCATGTTCTTCGGGGAATGCCGCCTTGACCATTGCCCTGGAGATGATCCGGTCGGGCCAGGCCCGAACCGTCCTGGCCGGGGGCGCGGATGCGTTGTGCCGGATGACCTGCTTTGGATTCCAGTCCCTGCAGGTGGTGGACCCGGCAGGCGCCAGACCCTTTGATGAAAAGCGTGCCGGCATGAGTGTTGCCGAAGGGGCAGGCATGCTGCTGCTTGTCGCCCAGAGGCCGGACCATCCCATTGCGGAACTGTCCGGCGGCGGTCTCTCCTGTGATGCCTACCACGCATCAGCCCCGCATCCCGAAGGAAACGGGGCGTATAAAGCCATGTCAAAGGCCATGGATGACGCCGGGGTTTCCCCGGATCAGATAGACTATATCAGCCTCCACGGCACAGGCACCGAGGCCAATGACAAAGCAGAGGCCATGGCCGTAAACCGGCTTTTTAACGCCAACAAGCCTGCGGCATCCTCTGTAAAAGGCGCCACGGGCCATCCCATGGCCGCTGCCGGGGCCATTGAGGCGGTGATTTCCGCCATTGCCGTATCCAAAGGGATCATTCCCGGCAATACCGGATTCAGTTCACCTGACCCTGAACTGGATTTTATTCCGGCGGCCAATCCCATACACCACCCCGTTCGCAGGGTCCTATCCAACACCTTTGGATTTGGCGGAAACAATGCGGCGATTGTGATATCAGAATCAGACGCCCAGAGTCCCCTGACCTGCGCCGGGGATGTGAAAGGGTGTAAAAAAAACCGCATGGGGCCCATGTCGATTCTGGGCTACGCCTGCCTAACAGGTGCAGGCACCACCGCTGAAACCCTGAACGCATTTAACAAAGGTGAATCCCTGGCAGGCATGATCGCGGACAAAACCCTGACGGACCTGCTCTCCTTGAAAAAAGTGCGGCGCATGAAACGATTCTCCCGCCTGATGCTGGCCCTGGCAGTCCTGGCAAGACACGATACGCCGTCCGGCATAACACCTGCAGCGATCATCGGCGGCACCGGCTGGGGCTCCCTGTCTGAAACCTGGGACTTTCTGGCACGGCTTTTCAAAGGCAATGAAAAATCTTCCAGCCCCATTGATTTTGTGGGCTCGGTCCACAACGCGGCCCTGGGCCATGTGGCCATGGAACTGGGTGCCAAAGGGGCAAACATCACCACCACAGGCGGAGATTCATCCTTTGAACAGGCCCTTTGGACCGCCGCAATTCTGGGCCGGAAAGACAATACCCCCATGATGGTCATGGGCGGCGATGAACACCATCCGGATCTCTCTTCCAGATTTGACAGGTCCGTGGTCTCCGAAGAGAGGGCCACCGACGGCGGCGGCGCATTGGTGCTGGCCCCGGGAACGATTCCCGGTAAACCCACATTGACCCCGCGGCGCTTCATCAAAAAGGACGATGGTCTTGAATTCACGGATGCCCTGGCTGACCTCATTGGAGACTCGCCGGATTTCAACGACAGATACGGTGCCGTCATGGCCGGTATCCCCCGGGCCTGTACCGACCAAGGAAAATCACTGACAACGGTTCTGTCCCAGGCGTTTTCACCATCCATCCCCATCCTGGATTACCGCCGGCAGACCGGGCAGTTTGCCACGGCCCCGGCTGTTGCCACCGTGCTTGCAGTCCATGCCGTGGAAAACAACAGACTACCTGATCCCGATACCCCGGGACAACACATAGACCTTCAAGGCCGCGGCATCCTTGTTTTAGGATTAGGCCGGAACTTTACCGCCGTTGAAGTGATGCCCGCCGGCATGTTTTAA
- a CDS encoding isoprenylcysteine carboxylmethyltransferase family protein — MNFIPFIVISLILVWISRHTLKNYRSHGFYRFFAFEGIAALLALNQPHWFNEPFSPRQILSWTLLICSIGLVFFAVKRLRALGGHQQRDDMPENFHFENTAHIVDTGLYRFIRHPMYASLLLLNWGAVLKHITPLTIAICVSTTAFLFVTARVEEKENQRVFGTAYTAYCRTSKMFIPFLF, encoded by the coding sequence ATGAATTTTATCCCTTTTATTGTCATCAGCCTGATTCTGGTGTGGATTTCCCGGCACACCCTGAAAAATTACCGCAGCCACGGTTTCTACCGGTTCTTTGCCTTTGAAGGCATTGCCGCCCTGCTCGCTTTGAATCAACCCCACTGGTTTAACGAGCCCTTTTCACCGCGGCAAATCCTCTCCTGGACATTGCTCATCTGCTCCATCGGTTTAGTCTTTTTCGCAGTGAAACGGCTTCGCGCCCTTGGAGGACACCAGCAGCGTGATGACATGCCTGAAAATTTTCATTTTGAAAATACGGCGCATATCGTTGATACAGGCCTGTACCGGTTTATCCGCCATCCCATGTACGCATCGCTGCTGTTGTTAAACTGGGGCGCCGTTTTAAAGCACATCACCCCGCTAACCATAGCGATCTGTGTGTCGACAACCGCATTCCTTTTTGTCACCGCCAGGGTGGAGGAAAAAGAGAATCAAAGGGTTTTTGGCACAGCCTACACAGCGTATTGCCGCACATCAAAGATGTTCATCCCGTTTCTATTTTAG
- a CDS encoding radical SAM protein, with the protein MKTVSSLLDPEWHARYKAISKLNIRSSIYDVTNRCNLRCKGCFFFSSGEHEAATEQMDLAEWEGFIDREKERGVNLAILIGGEPTLCLDRVEAFYDRMPTFMATNGLVKVPRERFPDMMVGISLWGSSDDETTLRGKDTFAISSRHYEGDPHVYYLLTITPKLVGHIEPIVQKIRNVGVKVHMQLLSNDEGVDGFSWTNQELADVRQEMDGLLDRYPDTVVSAKYYHKIITTGTMLGRPFGWPECPSVTQPLDDRKNNPKRLTNFIRWASDLKTMHRCCTSETRDCKTCKDGAAHMSWVMVNKRAHMNTTEDLQNWITVYEMFAKLYQFIPW; encoded by the coding sequence ATGAAAACAGTTAGTTCTCTTCTGGACCCCGAGTGGCATGCACGATATAAAGCCATTTCCAAGCTCAACATACGAAGTTCCATCTATGATGTAACCAACCGGTGTAACCTGCGATGCAAAGGCTGTTTCTTCTTTTCATCCGGTGAACACGAGGCGGCAACAGAGCAGATGGATCTTGCAGAATGGGAAGGCTTCATTGACCGGGAAAAGGAACGGGGCGTCAACCTTGCCATCCTCATCGGCGGAGAACCCACCCTCTGCCTGGACCGGGTCGAGGCCTTTTATGACCGCATGCCCACCTTTATGGCCACCAACGGGCTGGTCAAAGTGCCCAGGGAGCGTTTCCCCGATATGATGGTGGGCATCTCCCTGTGGGGCAGCAGTGATGACGAAACGACATTACGGGGAAAGGACACGTTTGCCATCTCCAGCCGCCACTACGAAGGCGACCCCCATGTCTATTACCTTTTGACCATTACCCCCAAACTTGTCGGCCACATCGAGCCCATCGTCCAAAAAATCCGGAATGTCGGCGTCAAAGTGCATATGCAGCTGCTCTCCAACGACGAAGGCGTGGACGGATTCAGCTGGACAAACCAGGAACTTGCCGACGTGCGCCAGGAGATGGACGGCTTGCTGGACCGCTATCCGGATACGGTGGTCTCGGCAAAATACTATCACAAGATCATCACCACAGGCACCATGCTGGGCCGGCCCTTTGGATGGCCGGAGTGCCCGTCGGTCACCCAGCCCCTGGACGACCGGAAAAACAATCCCAAACGGCTGACCAATTTCATCCGCTGGGCCTCGGACCTTAAAACCATGCACCGCTGCTGCACCTCCGAAACCCGGGACTGCAAGACCTGCAAAGACGGGGCCGCCCATATGAGCTGGGTCATGGTCAATAAACGGGCACACATGAACACCACCGAGGATCTGCAAAACTGGATAACGGTGTATGAAATGTTCGCCAAACTGTATCAGTTCATTCCATGGTAA
- a CDS encoding acyl-CoA thioesterase has product MVKKAEKEKPVYTHFETAHKVPFHDMDPMHVMWHGNYYKYFDVTRFELFKAAGVDLYEYSFAKGVSFPVSRSSIKHIAPLKFHDEFVCKATVTEAEYKIGIDFEIRLKETDRICARGKSEQVAVRVPEMTLLFRIPEDITSALLV; this is encoded by the coding sequence ATGGTAAAAAAAGCAGAAAAAGAGAAACCGGTCTACACCCATTTTGAAACGGCGCACAAAGTCCCGTTTCACGACATGGACCCCATGCATGTGATGTGGCACGGCAACTACTATAAATACTTTGATGTAACCCGCTTTGAACTGTTTAAGGCCGCGGGCGTTGACCTGTATGAATACTCCTTTGCCAAAGGGGTCAGTTTCCCGGTAAGCCGATCATCCATCAAGCATATTGCCCCCTTGAAGTTTCATGACGAATTCGTCTGCAAGGCCACCGTGACCGAGGCCGAATACAAAATCGGCATTGATTTTGAGATCCGGCTTAAAGAGACGGACCGGATCTGTGCCCGGGGCAAAAGCGAACAGGTGGCGGTGCGCGTGCCCGAAATGACCCTTTTGTTCAGAATCCCCGAGGATATCACCTCAGCACTTCTGGTGTGA